The following is a genomic window from Amycolatopsis sp. BJA-103.
CCGTGGAGGTCTTCGGCGAATCCTCCCTCGGCCCGGAGCTTGCGATAGGTGGCCATCCCGTCGATCTGGTGCTGGGCGAACAGCCGTTCCCGTTGGGCGAGCAGGGTCGCCACTTCGGCGATGGTGCGCCGGACCGCGCCCGTGTCGAGGCGGCCGGAGACACCCCCGACATGCGGCAGGCCGGTGACTGAAGCGAGTGCGCCACCACCGAAATCGAGGCAGTAGAAAGTCGTTTCCCGCGGCGTGTGGGTGAGCGCGACACTGGTGATGATCGTGCGCAGCGTGGTGCTCTTGCCCGACCGGGGTCCCCCGAGCACCAGCACATGCCCGGCGCCACCGGACAGGTCCAGCATCAGCGGGTCGCGGCGTTGCTCGTACGGCCGGTCGACGATGCCGAGAACCGGGCGCAGCGCACCCGCCGCCCCGGCCGAATTCGGGGTCACCCCGCGCTGCGGATGGATGACCAGCGAGGGCAGCAACTGGTCCAGCGTCGGCGAGTCGCCCAACGGCGGCAGCCACACCTGATGCGCGGCTCCCCGTCCTTCCAACCGGTCGACCAGGATGTCCAGCAGCGTCTCGCCGGTGGCCAGGTCCGGATCGTCGTCGCCCGTGCGCTCCTCCGGCGGATCGTCGAGGTCCAGGGCGAGGTACGCGGTCGTGTACTCGTGCAGCGCGAATGCCTCGGCGGACGCCGACGCAGAGCCCGCCCCGGTGGCGCGCTGGTACACACCGGACACGTAGGCGGACCGGAAGCGGTCCATCGGTTCGGTGCCGACCTTCAGGAAGCCGTGCCCGGGAGCCCTCGGCAGGGTGAACGCGTCCGGTACCCCGAGCACCGCGCGACTGTCCATATCGGAGAAGGTGCGCAGCCCGATCCGGTACGACAGGTGGGCTTCGAGACCGCGCAGCCTGCCTTCGTCCAGCCGCTGCGAGGCGAGCAGGAGATGCACGCCGAGCGACCGGCCGACCCGTCCGATTTGGACGAACATGTCGATGAAGTCGGGCTTGGCCGAGAGCAGTTCGGAGAACTCGTCGCAGATCACCAGGAGCGTGGGCACCTCCGGGAGCGGCGCACCCGCGGCCCTCGCCTTCTCGTAGTCGCGCAAGGAGGAGAAGTTCCCCGCCGCGCGAAGAAGTTCCTGACGGCGGATCAGCTCACCGTTGATCGCGTCGGACATCCGGTCGACCAGATGCAGCTCGTCGGCCAGGTTCGTGATCACGGCGCTGGTGTGCGGGAGCTTGTCCAGCCTGCTGAAGGTAGCGCCACCCTTGAAGTCGACCAAGGCGAAGTTCAACGAGTTCGGCGGATGGGTGACCGCCAGTGCCAGCACGAGCGTGCGCAGCAGTTCCGACTTGCCCGAGCCGGTCGCACCGATCAGCAGGCCGTGCGGGCCCATCCCGTCCTGTGCGGATTCCTTCAGGTCGATCTCGATCGGGGTCCCGTCCTCCTTGATCCCCAGCTTGATCCGGAGCCGGTCGCGATTGGGCCGGGGCACCCAGGTGTCATCGGGATGGAAGTCGTAGGGGTCACCCAGTTCGAGCAGTTCGGCGAGGCCGAGTTCACCGCTCATCGGCGCCTCCCCGGGCAGGCCCGAGGTCAGCCGCAACGGCGCGAGTTGCCTGGCGAGGCCTTCGGCGGCCACCGCACCGAGCCGGTCGGCCCGGCCGAGGGAGACCGCGCCGTCGACGGTCTCGCTGAGCAGATCGCCGTCCGCGGCGACGTCGAGCAGCACGCTGGTCCGGTCGAAAGCCCTTGGCGGCGCGGTGCTCAGGTCCACCACGGTCACCCCTTCGACACCGCCGCCGGTCATCAGGTGGTCGGAACCGGCGACCGCGCCGCCGTCCAGGACCACCACCAGATGCGGGCCCGGCAGGCGAGTGGCCGCCTCAGGGTCGAACCGCGGCCGTTTGGTGAGCTCCTCTTCGAGCATCGACTCCAGCGCGGGGATGGTCGTGGCGACCAGTCGCAGCGGGCCGAGTGCGTCGGTGCGCTCCGGATGCAGCACGTGCGGGAGCCACTTGACCCATTCCCAGTCGGCGCGGCGATCTTCGCCGACGCAGACCGCGACGCGCAGATCGTCCGGCGACTGCATGACGGCCAGCTGGGCCAGCATCGCGCGCACCATGCCCAGGACGGCGTCGCGATCGCCGCGCGCGTGGATCCGGCTGAACCCGTTGACCGCGATGGCGATCGGCAGCCGGTCGATCGTGGCGTAGGTCGTGACGAACCGGCGCAACGCCAAGGCCGACAGCGGTTCGAGCTCTTCGAGCGGCTTCGTGTCCGGGGCGACCACGGTGAGCGCGGGACGCTGCCGTCCACGGGCGATGCGGGCGACGGCGAAGTCGGGGTCTTCCTTGCGCCGTTCCCAGAGCCGATAGCTGACCGCCAGCGACCACAGCGAAGCGGGATCCGGGTGCAGGTACTCCATCGCCGCACGCTGTTTGCGGGCCGATCGGCGCAGCCGCAACCGGTGCTGTGAAAGGTGGCGCAGGTACTTTCGCCTGGCGTGGCCCATCTCCCGCTTGCTCGGGCCGCCGCCCTGCAGGAAACCCATGGCGACCATGCCGAGCATGCCGACGCCCATCAGTCCGTAGACGACGAAGCGCATGGATCCGCCGATGGAGCCCGAGTACATCAGCAGCATCGCCGCCATCATGGCCACCATCGGCAGCACCATGAAGATCTGCGCCCACTGCCTCGACGGCGGTGGCGGGATCTCCGGCGGCGGCTGCAGAAGCAGCTCTCCGGCGGGCATGTCCGGAGCCGGCCGGCGGGCCGGCCTCTTCACGACGACTGTCGACATACCCGGAATCCTCCGCGCCCACACGATCGTCTCGACGGCGATGGCAGGAAGATGCCGGGCGGCCGAGCGAGCGCGCCACGCCGCCTACCTTCGCTGAAGAAGGACAGTGATCGTCGGTCCGGAGAAAGGAAAGGAGAACCCCTTGACGTATCAAGACGTCGATCTCGATCTCGGGATGGGTCAGCGCCAGGTTTCGTTCATCACCGACTCGGTCGGCCAGATCAACGACGGCCAACACCGGCTGAACGGCAACACCCAGGCGATGGTCGCGCAGAACAGCGGCCGGATGAACATCGCGGCCAACGACGCCTACGACCAGCTCGGGACGCAGGTCACCAAGGTGGGCACCCAGTACAGCGATACCGCCGACGGAATCCACTACGGCCTGCAGGCTCACGCGTCCTCCGACTCGGAGGCCGCGGCCGGATTCAACTACGGGAGGTAGAACGATGGCGCACAACCAGGAAAGGGTCACCCTCAACCTGGGGCAGACTCTCGATACGGCTCAGAGCACCAAGAAGACCGGCGCCGAAGCGCGCGACAACACCGATCTCCTGCACCAGCGCGCCCAGAACTTCAGTTATGAAGGCGCCCAGGGCGAATATGGCCAGGCCGTCGTGGAGAAGGATCGCTTCAACCAGCGGCTCGCCAACGAGCAGTGGGACGGTCACGACCGGACGAGCAACGCCCTGACCAACGGGGCCCACTCGCTGGTGAACGCCCGTGACATGTCGATCAACCGTCTGGGCGGCATGGGCTGAGTCCCGCGGTTTCCTTTCAAGTACGTGAAGGCCCCCTTCATTGCGCTAGACGCGGTGAAGGGGGCCTTCACGTACTTGGGACTCTTGGGTGAGCGCGGCAGGTGCGCCGGCGCTCACCCCTGAGCCTCGGTCACCGTTCGCGGATCAGGAAAACCTGCTCAGGCGGTTCGGCCACACGCGGCTCGGCGGGCGCCGAGGTCACCCGGCCCGGCCGCCAACGGCGCCTGTTCCCCCGCGGGACGAGCGCCGCCACCAACCCGGCCAGCACCAGCGCACCGAGCGCGGCGACGGTCAGCCATTTCGCCGTGGTCCCGGTTTTCTCGATCCGCGCGGCCTTCTCCAGTCCGGCGAGATCCGGAGGTGGCGGCACGAAAACGGGCATCGCCGCGGGTTTCTCCGGATCGAGGCCGTCGGTCACCGCGCGGTAGGGATCGACCAGTCCGGCGCCGTAGGCGGCGCTGCCGAGTCCGCCTCGCGCGGGATCGGCCGTGGCCTTCAACCGCTGGATCACTTGCGCGGCCGACAAGTGCGGCCACGCCGAGCGCACCAAGGCGGCGGTCGCGGCGACGAAGGGCGCGGCGAAACTCGTTCCGTCGACCTGGGTGTGGCCGTCTTCCCTGGTCGCGGTCAGCACCTCGGCGCCGGGCGCGACGATGCCGACGTACGAACCGACCTGGGAGGTTCCCAACCTCGCCCCCGCGCGGTCGACCGCGCCGACGCCGAGCACACCGTCGTAAGAGGCCGGAAAGGACGGTAGCCCGGCCGCCGCGTTCTGCTGTGAATTGCCCGCCGCCGCCACCACGACCACGTCCCTGGCCACCGCGTGGGCCACCGCCGCCCGGATGGCGGGGAAATCGCTGAACCCCGCCAGCGAAAGATTGATCACACGAGCGCCTTGATCGGCCGCGTAACGGATTCCGGCGGCCACCGCGTCCGGGTTGATCCGCAGCGACTCTCCCCGATCGCTGATGTCCCGGTCGGTGATCCGCACCGGGAGGATCTCCGCGTCCGGGGCGAAGCCGTGGAATCCGATGCCGGGCAACGGATCGGCGGCGATGATGCCCGCGACCCCGGTGCCGTGCGACACGCAGTCGAACGAGCCGGG
Proteins encoded in this region:
- the mycP gene encoding type VII secretion-associated serine protease mycosin, coding for MRRLPALAAAGALAAVHLVGGAVPASAAPPAGVCHDPDPAHERIQALPWPQQTLDPQRVWPHSKGAGVLVAVVDSGVDADHPQLRRPGKVRTGRDFYLPGGLPGSFDCVSHGTGVAGIIAADPLPGIGFHGFAPDAEILPVRITDRDISDRGESLRINPDAVAAGIRYAADQGARVINLSLAGFSDFPAIRAAVAHAVARDVVVVAAAGNSQQNAAAGLPSFPASYDGVLGVGAVDRAGARLGTSQVGSYVGIVAPGAEVLTATREDGHTQVDGTSFAAPFVAATAALVRSAWPHLSAAQVIQRLKATADPARGGLGSAAYGAGLVDPYRAVTDGLDPEKPAAMPVFVPPPPDLAGLEKAARIEKTGTTAKWLTVAALGALVLAGLVAALVPRGNRRRWRPGRVTSAPAEPRVAEPPEQVFLIRER
- the eccCa gene encoding type VII secretion protein EccCa; this encodes MSTVVVKRPARRPAPDMPAGELLLQPPPEIPPPPSRQWAQIFMVLPMVAMMAAMLLMYSGSIGGSMRFVVYGLMGVGMLGMVAMGFLQGGGPSKREMGHARRKYLRHLSQHRLRLRRSARKQRAAMEYLHPDPASLWSLAVSYRLWERRKEDPDFAVARIARGRQRPALTVVAPDTKPLEELEPLSALALRRFVTTYATIDRLPIAIAVNGFSRIHARGDRDAVLGMVRAMLAQLAVMQSPDDLRVAVCVGEDRRADWEWVKWLPHVLHPERTDALGPLRLVATTIPALESMLEEELTKRPRFDPEAATRLPGPHLVVVLDGGAVAGSDHLMTGGGVEGVTVVDLSTAPPRAFDRTSVLLDVAADGDLLSETVDGAVSLGRADRLGAVAAEGLARQLAPLRLTSGLPGEAPMSGELGLAELLELGDPYDFHPDDTWVPRPNRDRLRIKLGIKEDGTPIEIDLKESAQDGMGPHGLLIGATGSGKSELLRTLVLALAVTHPPNSLNFALVDFKGGATFSRLDKLPHTSAVITNLADELHLVDRMSDAINGELIRRQELLRAAGNFSSLRDYEKARAAGAPLPEVPTLLVICDEFSELLSAKPDFIDMFVQIGRVGRSLGVHLLLASQRLDEGRLRGLEAHLSYRIGLRTFSDMDSRAVLGVPDAFTLPRAPGHGFLKVGTEPMDRFRSAYVSGVYQRATGAGSASASAEAFALHEYTTAYLALDLDDPPEERTGDDDPDLATGETLLDILVDRLEGRGAAHQVWLPPLGDSPTLDQLLPSLVIHPQRGVTPNSAGAAGALRPVLGIVDRPYEQRRDPLMLDLSGGAGHVLVLGGPRSGKSTTLRTIITSVALTHTPRETTFYCLDFGGGALASVTGLPHVGGVSGRLDTGAVRRTIAEVATLLAQRERLFAQHQIDGMATYRKLRAEGGFAEDLHGDVFLVIDGWLTLRNDFMDLEETVNDIIARGLAFGVHVVAGATRAFDLRMNVRDLFVSTLELKIGDPIDSVIDRRAAMSVPPDSPGRGVAMSGHQMLVSLPRVDGVSGTEDLATGVATLVDAVKKAWQGPPAPSVRLLPPVLPYLELPATDEPSGPDAGFAVGIHERDLSPLRLDFADDPHFLVLADIRSGKTNFLRVLARRICQAYTPEEAQIVLVDHRRGLLGEVDGEYLIGMGVNDSHSSELLAQVAERLTARLPGPDITTDQLRNRSWWTGPEIFVLVDDYDLVATHKDHPLFALFPLIAQASDIGLHVVLARRSGGAGLGLGEPFLSRLRDVGASGLMMSGDRDEGPLLGGMRPQVLPPGRGWLVDRRGTKSLTQVAWLPPKE